A section of the Bacteroidales bacterium genome encodes:
- a CDS encoding pyridoxine 5'-phosphate synthase: MVKLSVNINKIATLRNARGGNIPNVLKAAVDCEKFGAQGITVHPRPDERHIRYSDVYEIKKAITVEFNIEGYPSEKFIKLVCDVKPAQVTLVPDPPDALTSNAGWNIQKNMDFLKSVINIFQKEGIRTSIFVETDLDNIRLAKKTGTDRIELYTEPYASQFIINKEEAVLPFVRAAKVALEEGLGINAGHDLNLDNLAYFVEKVPGLLEVSIGHALISDALYFGLEKTIEMYLARLKKN, translated from the coding sequence ATGGTAAAGTTGAGCGTAAATATAAATAAAATTGCAACACTAAGGAATGCTCGTGGTGGAAATATTCCAAATGTTTTAAAAGCAGCCGTCGATTGCGAAAAATTTGGAGCACAAGGTATCACTGTACATCCTCGACCCGATGAACGCCATATACGATATTCGGATGTATATGAAATAAAAAAAGCCATTACCGTTGAGTTTAACATAGAAGGTTATCCAAGCGAAAAATTTATTAAATTGGTGTGCGATGTTAAGCCTGCACAGGTTACTCTTGTTCCCGATCCACCCGATGCTCTTACCTCTAATGCTGGATGGAATATACAAAAAAATATGGATTTTTTAAAATCGGTAATTAATATTTTTCAAAAGGAAGGAATTAGAACCTCCATATTTGTCGAAACTGACTTAGATAACATCCGTTTGGCAAAGAAAACAGGAACCGATCGTATAGAACTATATACAGAACCTTATGCCTCTCAGTTTATTATCAATAAAGAAGAAGCTGTTTTGCCATTTGTTCGAGCTGCAAAAGTCGCATTAGAAGAAGGTTTAGGCATCAATGCTGGTCATGATCTAAATTTAGATAATTTAGCATATTTTGTAGAAAAAGTCCCAGGATTACTCGAGGTTTCTATTGGGCATGCTCTTATTAGTGATGCGCTTTATTTTGGATTGGAAAAAACAATAGAAATGTACCTTGCTCGTTTGAAAAAAAATTAA
- a CDS encoding CBS domain-containing protein — protein sequence MIAKDLISEIVPSLKTSDTGTQALQWMEIARVSHLPIVNEKELLGLISDNDIYDLNTPEEPIGNHPLSISTPYVFAEQHIFEVAEKVARYKLTLIPVLNEKKEFIGVITLHDLLVGLAKVTNIEQTGAILVLEMNIRDYSLVELAQIVESEDAKIISLYISSCEETTQIDVTIKINKDDISRIIASLNRHNYIIKNTFMDNSDLNQFYQDRLDSFLRYLNI from the coding sequence ATGATTGCAAAAGATTTAATATCAGAAATAGTACCGTCATTAAAGACCTCCGATACCGGTACGCAAGCGCTTCAATGGATGGAAATAGCACGTGTTTCGCATCTTCCAATTGTTAACGAAAAAGAGCTACTTGGACTCATTTCCGACAATGATATTTACGACCTAAACACTCCCGAAGAACCCATCGGGAACCATCCATTATCAATATCTACACCTTATGTTTTTGCTGAACAACATATTTTTGAAGTTGCCGAAAAAGTAGCACGTTACAAACTCACGTTAATACCCGTTTTGAATGAAAAAAAAGAATTTATAGGCGTTATCACCCTACACGACCTATTAGTGGGCTTAGCAAAAGTTACTAATATTGAACAAACAGGTGCTATTTTAGTTTTAGAAATGAATATTCGCGATTATTCATTAGTAGAACTTGCCCAAATTGTTGAAAGTGAAGATGCAAAAATAATAAGTTTATACATTTCATCATGCGAAGAAACTACTCAAATCGATGTTACCATCAAAATTAATAAAGACGATATTAGCAGAATCATTGCTTCGTTAAATCGTCATAATTACATTATAAAAAATACTTTTATGGACAACTCTGATTTAAATCAGTTTTATCAAGACAGACTCGATTCCTTTTTAAGATATTTAAATATTTAA
- a CDS encoding GTP 3',8-cyclase MoaA, which produces MFDSYNRRINYLRISVTDKCNFRCTYCMPKEGVQFIPHENILRFEEIAHFVEIAAKYGINKVRLTGGEPLVRKGIVTLTEMISKIKGIDDLSMTTNGYFLEELAQPLAQAGLKRINISLDTLNKEKFNQITRIGNLDKVLKGIFAAKEAGLFPIKLNVVIKQHSNEPDAQEVAAFAYKHGFQVRFIHMMNLSDGTFSQVEGGEGGHCATCNRLRLTADGYLMPCLFSNQKYNIRQLGFEEALIKAVKEKPKSGKINNSRGFYNVGG; this is translated from the coding sequence CTGTTCGATTCATATAATCGTCGTATCAACTATCTACGCATTTCGGTTACCGATAAATGTAACTTTAGATGTACCTATTGTATGCCCAAAGAAGGTGTACAATTTATTCCACACGAAAATATTTTACGTTTTGAAGAAATTGCCCATTTTGTCGAAATTGCTGCAAAATATGGAATAAATAAGGTACGTCTTACCGGAGGTGAACCCTTGGTGAGAAAAGGAATTGTTACTCTTACCGAAATGATTAGTAAAATTAAGGGCATTGACGATCTTTCTATGACAACCAATGGATATTTTTTGGAAGAATTGGCTCAACCACTTGCACAAGCTGGACTAAAGCGTATCAATATTAGTTTAGATACTTTAAATAAAGAAAAATTTAATCAAATTACACGAATTGGGAATCTTGATAAAGTATTAAAAGGCATATTTGCCGCCAAAGAAGCGGGTCTGTTTCCAATAAAGCTAAATGTAGTCATAAAACAACATTCAAACGAACCCGATGCTCAAGAAGTTGCGGCATTTGCTTATAAACACGGTTTCCAAGTGCGATTCATCCATATGATGAATCTTTCGGACGGGACTTTTAGTCAAGTCGAAGGTGGCGAAGGAGGTCATTGTGCTACCTGTAACCGTTTACGGCTTACAGCCGACGGATACCTTATGCCTTGCCTTTTTAGCAATCAGAAATACAACATCCGCCAATTGGGCTTCGAAGAAGCCCTCATTAAAGCTGTAAAAGAAAAACCCAAATCAGGAAAAATAAATAATAGCAGAGGTTTTTATAATGTAGGAGGTTAA